The DNA sequence AAGACCAGGATGTATTATGGAGACGGGGCGGGTGGTATATCCTTGCTCCCATGGGATCCGTTGCCATCCCTAGTTACCTTTGCTGTCTCCTTGGTTTTATTTGTTTTAGGGAACTATAATTCTAATGTTTCGGCTAATTGTATACTATTTGTTGAAATGATTGTTTGTTTCTGAAACATAttgattcttatttttttatattatccaaCATAGAAATCCTAGACTACATATAAGTTTCTCCTGTAATTCCTTTCCTTCATTCCTTATTCTTAGAATAGTCTCCCTTAATCATGCTCCAAAAGATGTTATCAAACTTTTTGATGGTGAACATTGTATTTGTGAACTAAACCAAATGGCTCTTGTCCATGGGCATAGTAGCAAGGCGTGCTCCATTGTTATCTCTTCCCCTTGGCAAATTTCACAAAAGAAGTAGATTATGTACATGACTCGGATTGGACAGGACCCGGTCTTTTGGGCCAAACCTGGACAAGTTTAATCTAAATTGGGTCACTGTACTCGTTCTTTGGAAAGATTCAGTATAAGTTTTGGTTGGAGTCTTGGTTCAAGCGGCATATCATATACCTCCCAAAGAGCCATAGTCGAGTTCGAATCTAGCTTTAGCCAGCAATGGAAAAAGGAATCCATGTAATGTGTGTGAGTGTATCTTGTTGTATGACAAAAAAAATCTGGTATAAGCGTATAGGTTTGACCTGATGGTTTTATCGGATTTGAGTTGAATAAAGGTTTAGAAAATTGACTCGATGAATATTGAGACCCAAAAAAGTTGTGTATACTAAAACTAGTCACCAAATTAGTcgctatatatttttatataaatacatgtatagttTCACATATTTTCAGTTTGTATTTTATATGTCAACATAAATTCTATATGGttaactaatttattaattatttctgTTTGTGTACATATATCATAGTTAATTTTAAACCGGATGTTAACGAAGGTAAACCCGATCGCAAATGGTGATGTCTTGATTCCCCTAGCGGTGGCCCATTTTCCACTATTCCCTCGCTATTCTAATGAACCCCATCAAGAAATTAACATTTTCCCACATTTTTCAAAGATGTTCCTCTCTCAGAGCCCTCAATCCTGGAAAGCAAGCCCATGCCCAAATGATAGTAACTGCTTTTGTGCCCAGCATCTATGTTACCAATTATTTGCTTCAATTCTACTGTAAATGTTCCAATATGACCTATGCATTCAAGGTGTTTGATAGAATACCAAAAAGGGATATAATCTCATGGAACACCATATTCTTTGGCTATGCCGGAATTGGGAACATAAGGTTTGCACAGTACTACTTTGATTTAATGCCAGAGAGAGATGTAGTTTCTTGGAACTCTATGCTCTCGTGCTATTTACAAAATGGCACTGATCAAAAGGCGATTGACATTTTTTTAAAAGGATGAGATCACTAAGAATTCCACATGACTATGCTACCTTTGCTGTTGTTCTAAAGGCATGTTCAAGTATTGGAGACTATTGCTTAGGTCTTCAAGTGCACTGCCTTGCAAGTCGCATGGGTTTCGATAATGACGTTGTGACGGCTAGTGCTCTAGTAGATATGTATTCAAAGTGTAAGAAGCTAGACAATGCTCTTCAGGTTTTCTATGAAATGCCTGAAAGAAATTTGATATGTTGGAGTGCTGTAATTGCTGCCTGTGTTCAGAATGATCAGTTTATTGAGGGTTTAAAACTGTTTAAAGATACACTAAAGGCTAGTATAGGGGTGAGTCAATCAACCTATGCTAGTGCATTTAGGGCTTGTGCAGGATTAGCCGCATTCAGACTGGGTACACAATTGTATGGTCatgctttaaaattttcttttggaTATGATACTATAGTGGGAACTGCCACCTTGGACATGTATTCAAAATGCAATAGAATGTCCGATGCACAAAAGCTTTTCAACTCATTGCCCAATCCTACTCCGCAATCTTATAATGCCATTATTGTTGGATATGCTCGTCATGACCAGGGTCTTAAAGCTTTAGAAAATTTTCAATCTTTACAAAGGTCATATCTTGGCTTTGATGAAATTAGTTTGTCTGGTGCTTTGACTGCTTGTGCAGCAATCAAAAGCTGGTTGGACGGGATTCAACTACATGGATTAGCAGTCAAATGTGGTTTAACATTTGTTATCTGTGTTGCAAATGCTATTTTAGACATGTATGGTAAATATGGAGGTTTGATAGAATCTTGTTTAATATTTGATGAGATGAAAAAGAGGGATGTCGTTTCTTGGAATGCAATTATTTCAGCTCATGAACAAAATGAGGAAGTAGAGAAAACACTTTTACTCTTCATTTCAATGCTGCGGTCAACAATGGAACCAGATGATTTTACTTATGGTAGTGTTGTAAAAGCATGTGCTGCCCAACAAGCTTTAAACTATGGTATGGAGATTCATGGACAAATTATTAAGTCAGGGTTGGGGTTAGACAATTTTGTTGGCAGTTCCCTTGTTGATATGTATTGCAAGTGTGGAATGCTAGAGGAGGCTGAAAAGATTCATTATAGATTGGAGGGGCAAACAATGGTTTCGTGGAATTCAATGCTTTCAGGATTTTCATCGCAAAAGCAAAGTGAAAATGGCCAAAAGCATTTTTCACATATGCTGGGAATGGGTGTCATACCTGACAATTTCACCTATGCTACAGTTTTGGATATTTGTGCTAATTTGGCTACTGTTGAACTTGGAAAGCAAATTCATGCTCAAATCTTAAAGCTACAGTTGCATTCAGATGTGTATATAGCCAGCACTCTTGTAGATATATATTCAAAGTGTGGAAATATGCAGGATTCCAAACTAATGTTTAAGAAGGCACCTAAGAAGGATTATGTGACTTGGAGTGCTATGATTTGTGCATATGCATATCATGGTCTTGGAGAAGAAGCCATTAAATTATTTGAGGATATGCAGCTTTTGAATGTGAAACCAAATCATACCATTTTTATTTCAGTTCTCAGAGCTTGTGCGCACATGGGTTATCTGGACAGAGGGCTCCATTACTTCCGGAAAATGCAAAACCACTATGGTTTAGATCCACAGATGGAGCATTATTCATGTATGGTAGACCTTCTGGGGAGATTCGGACAAGTAAATGAAGCATTGAAGCTTATTCAAAGCATGCCTTTTGAAGCTGATGATGTAATTTGGAGAACTTTGCTTAGCAATTGCAAGATGCAAAAGAATATAGAAGTCGCAGAAGTAGCATCCAGTTCTTTATTGAAGCTGGACCCTCAAGATTCTTCTGCATATGTTCTTTTATCTAATGTATACGCTAATGCGGCAATGTGGGGCGAGGTCGCAAAAGTAAGAAATATAATGAAGAATTATAAGTTAAAGAAGGAGCCTGGTTGTAGCTGGATTGAAGTAAGAAATGAGGTACATGCATTTCTTGTGGGAGACAAGGCACATCCAAGATCTGAAGAGATATATGAGCAAATTCGTCTACTAGTGGATGAGATGAAGTGGGATGGATATTTTCTAGAAATTAATTTCATGCTTGATGAGGAGGCAGAAGAACAAGATTCTTGAGGGTCTCATAGAACATCAATTTGTTATATAGTGTGAGGTAATGTAGAGAGGATTTCGATCCTTGCTTACAATAGGTCTTTAATTTATGCAATTtccttatttcttaatttttttaaaatgtgaatGATGAATTTGTCCTGCAATTGAAAGCATGTGTTGAGTTCGTTGACCAAGACATGGACCACACTTTGACCCTCTTATCTTCTACTAAAGGGGCATTTTTGGTTTCCATAGTTCTGACTAAGAGGTCCTCTTGAAATTGGCAAAATAGTGCGGTGATGACGGATGGCAAGTGAATTATGCTCTGTGtaaattaattactttttttaaaataagattataagatattaaatataatattttctttcttttttttttcatatcatatttatgatttatactatgtatatattaaaagTCAACTATCAAAGCAATTAGTGATTGGTATAAAATATGTTAACATTTTTATTAGAATAattgttttatcttttttatttttaatgttcatTGTACCTGTAAATTATTTGGGATTAAACACCATTTGTTTAAAGGAGGTGCAAGAACTAAAAGAAAACAGTAGTTTCACACTTTCACTAGGCATGAGCCTGTGACTAGAGAAGTAGTTGAAAAGATGGAGATTAATTCTTAGTGTTTTTATTGTGTTTGATTTTAGGAAAAAACATGTTGAAAGCAATCTTTTTCCATTGGGGTTGTCCACGGTTCCTTTGAAAGAAGAGATTAGTTTAGTAATTTCATCTGTTACCAACAATCTAGAAGAATTGATTTTCAATAATTGGAATatgcaaaatatatttttctttgtggTTTCTAATTGAAATTATTGGTTGTGTTCTTAGTCCAATATAAGATAAGGTTATCAAAAGTTTGTCTTTTATTCTCAAagtttttaagtttcaaatttgtttttgtttaatttatcttCAGATTGTTTGTGGTTCAACTCTATAAGTACTAAGGAGGTTccaattttttgttaattaagaaAACTGGAATCAAGAAGTGCAAATCTAAAAGCTGAATGGTTTAATTTCCTTGAATGGTTTAATCTAAAAGCAAATCTTTTGTAATGgtttaattttcttcttctcGATGGAGCTGAAATTATTTCCttgatttgaataattaataattaattaagttttaCTGTCTGTGCAGCCTGTAACTGAACACAACGCCAATCTGAAGACATGCTTCTTTTATGTTCTCTTCAAGGTTTGGTTTATTTGATTATGATCTCTTTGCATATCTTCCTATAAgccatatttattaattaaaggtGTATGCATATCTTAAGTTGAGGAGTTGTTTCATAAAATGTTGAGTAAAATAGCATCACACTTAAAATAAGCATAGTCATTGTTGTCTGTTGACATCTTAAACAATTTAGTAGCTTTGActtttatagatatttttttgtaACTTCAAATTTGgatttgcttttgtttttgccAAGTTAGAATTTTTACATAAGTAATTTGAAAACTTGATTCCTTTTTTAAGGAACAACTTCCCTCGCAAAGCTCAAGGTGTGAAATTTGCTGGCAAGGTGCTCTGGCTGAAGCTGCACCTGCCAAAGTGGTATGAATGATGCATCTGCtttaattgctatttttttttacctttttttatttatattggaTCATTTTTGTCTCTTCTTTAATTTGTTCAGTTTACTTTTTGGATGGCAAACATTAATATTTAACTAAGTTTATATGTATTTAACTAATTTTGttcttccttttccttccataactAACTTTTGTATATTTGGTTTTGAGTTTCCTTTTAAAAATGAGTTTCATTCCATATATAAATATTGAAAACTCAAGGGCAAATAGATAATGCAAATGGTTAAAGTCATGTATTACATGCAGTATTTTGTGAATATGCagcaataatactaataatagttCATAAATTATctgctttaatttcctttttcttatGCTATACATGCATGATGAATGTAGCTTTccaatttttattttgcattgtgATTTCTATGAACTCAGTATATACCACTGCTGCAGTTCTATGTTATGGTTTGTTAGCAGTTTTTTAGTCATTGAACCATGCTCTTGACTATTTTCTATAACTATAAAAACTTGAAAATTATATAGATTTCCTTTCCCCCATTTTGAAAAGTAAACattttttagttaactaattgaaatttgaaaaacaggTCACTACGTGTAAAACAAACATTTTTTGCTTAACTAATTGATTGTTAGCATTATATTAGAGAAGAGATCATGAACTTGAATTTTATAGTAATTCCATTAGCCTGTGTATTAGAGTTCAATCGCATCTTTTTGCTCTTGATATGATGAACTTTGATGTAGCTGCTCAGTTGCGGTTTAGAAGTACAGAGAAGGCGGCAGAGATAATAAGAGATGTATTCATCCTACTTTTGTGTTATTGCTGAAAGTTTTCAGTTGCTCTCTCGCCTTTTGTGTTGTTCCTCCCCCTCTGATTTGAACTTTTATGTGTATTCAATTGTCATGACTTTATTTTCAGCTTAGATGATATTGCTTAAGCTGTTCACCGTTTAATTTGCGCCATTGATCCTTGGAGATGATATAGTTGTTGTGCTACCAATAAtctcatttttaattattatattatttgtgCTATGCAATTGTTTCAGAAATTACATAAGAGGCAAGTCAGAAAAGGCAAGAATCCCCGAGTGAGGCCAATCAAGTGACACCCTCAGCTGAATTGGCTAGGTAAACATCTTTTGGATAAAATATTGAACATGatgtattttgtttttattatccaAAAGTCAGAAGTGTGTTATTCTCTATTCTCTATGACTTGGTGTTTCGGTCTGATAATCACTTAGTACACAATTATTAGCATAATTTCATAACGATATATATGCAATGGAGGGGAGAAGAGAATAGATATAGATTACACACTAAGAATCACATTTTTTGGGTATATATAGATGGATGATCATATCACAATGATCATATCAGTTAAAGAATAGATTCATGGACCGAACCAGATAATATTCATgcatgatgaaaaaggaaattgCAAAACATTGATAGAAATTGTATACTAAAAATTGTTCCTTACTGGTGAATTCTTTTAATGTATACAAATCATTTTTAGGGAGATTGTATAGTGGTAAACGACTAAAACCCcaaagtggtccctgagattGGGCGAGTTACCCATACTTGTCCTTGACTTTCAAAATTCCCTAACAGCATCCCTGACATTCAGCTCCGGGACCCATAGTTGCCCTACAACCCTTTCCAGCGTCAAGTCAGCAAACGGAGGGATGATCTGGCACCTCCAATGCCATGCTGGAGCCAGCAACGGCTAGCTGATGTGGCAAATCTAAATTTTGTACCCAATCTGGTCCCTGGTCCCATTAAAACCCTAAAAGCTAAGAATCGTTATTATAACTAgtatctcttcttctctccttcagGGACCATTTAGTAATAAGCTATTTCCCTTGGTTGTGGCACATTTGGTGGCTGTCTGACAGGGGGTTGACGATCATAAATTTTCAATAGTGTTACCGGGAGGTTTTGAACATCCTGCTTGCAGATATCGCAAGTCCTTTTGCCCTTAATACTAAACCACTTTACTGCATAGTCTTGATGAGCAAGTGCAAGATCACCTTTACAACTGCATTCCATCTTAAGAGTATTCTCTCCTTCCCCGAGCTCTGCCAAACAAATCCTACAAACTGCTTCTTCCTCTGGAATATCTGCTATAGCATCCTCAATAGCTAGAAAGGGGAGAGTTAGTCAGCAATTGACATGGAAGGGCTATAAAAGGCTATAGTCTCTAAGATTGTCTATGAGAGACGCACTAAAGATTATATCACCTAGAAGCCACCAAATTTCTTTCATCTATAATGTCTATTAAACGATGCAAAACGTTACCAATATCAtgttatatatggttaagtgCCAAATATTTAATAGTTCTTGAAAGTCAGAACTCATAACTGAATATTTCAGATTGTGATTCTTGATCAAGAAATGTAAAATGGGAACCTACAAGAAATTATGTGCTCTACGTATATTTCAAGCAATTACCAATCTCCATGACTGAAGAATCACCAGTTGAAGTTCCATCAACAGTTGCAAGATGCCGCCTGGCTGAAATGATACGAATCAAGACCCTAGATTGAGTGCACCTCAATTTGCTGGCTTTGGCATCAACTGGAACCGAAAGTGATCGAGTTATATGCTGCTTGACAACCATTGTCTATACAAGAATGGAAATATTCATCAATGCAGCATAGTTTAAAATCATATACCAGTTTAACATAcaaaatgtaaaaaattttagCAAGCGTTGTATGAAAACAGTTGCCTTGATTGAAGAAAAGAGACATACATTTAAATCAGAAGCACATCCCAGATGTCTGCCATGTACACTTTCTTAACCCAAAGATGCGATTGGAGTAACCGGTAATGAGTGGGCAACCTTTGATAATGGAGAGAATGAACCTTTACCATTAAGAGAGAGGGTCCTTGAAGTAGGTGGATGTGGAAGGACCATCTGTCTTTGCGAAAGAAGATAATGCGGCATCTAATGACCATAGGGGTATTTGCAGAGAGGGGAGTGCAGGCCGTCTGGATTGAGGAATCAAGGAAGCCTTGTCACCTTTTTCATTTGCATTTGCAGCACATGTCTACAGTAAGTAACACAATGCAATGCTACATCAAACAATTGCAAACTGACAAAAGCAGCGGCAGCTTATAGTTTTGAGTATTGAGTGATTACAATTTTAGAAGAAACTGAAATTTAGCCAAGTTACATTCATATTATGGTAGCAGCAGCTAGCAATCAGGAAATAGAGAAATGGCAGATCGAAATGGAAGGCATATGATCTGTATGTGTTATTACCTGGAGCTGGAGGTGATGAAGAGGATGATCTGAGAAGGAATCAGCAGCAGCAGTTTGAAGCTCAGGCGATGAAGAGGATGATCTTAGCTTTTAGGGTTTTAATGGGACCAGGGACCAGATTgggtacaaaattcagatttgcCACATCAGCTAGCCGTTGTTGGCTCCAGCGTGGCATTGGAGGTGCCAGATCATCCCTCCGTTTGCTGACTTGGCGCCGGAAAGGGTTGCAGGGCAACTATGGGTCCCGGAGCTGAATGTCAGGGATGCTATTAGGGAATTTTGAAAGTCAAGGACAAGTATGGGTAACTCGCCCaatctcagggaccactttgGGGTTTTAGTCGGGATTCATTATTGATGTTGTTTTCCGCGGACTATCACTCATTCAACTAACTAGTAGTTTTGGCTGTACTTTTTGTTTTAACCCAAACAACAAACAAAGTATTCTAATTCAACCCCAAATATTGTTTATAACAATGTTCACTGACTGCATTTTGATTGTATAAAATCATCATGTGTTATTAAACCTCAAATATCTTACTAACTTTGATGGTATAACTGCAAATATGTTACtaactgaatttttaattaagtataCAATGATAagttgattaaaataaaaaatgttttaaactaatttatactTTAATGTTATGTATGAACTGTTCAAAGTCTTATTACTATTTATAGTcctattaaatttaatattatattgacAACTACTAACTACTACAAAGAAAAATTACCTCTTAGTAATTCTTCCTAAAAATATAATTGATGATTTTTaaagttattaacttattatcaCTGCTTTTTTGAGGTTGCACATCATGCATATTAATCCCTCTTTCGCGggagttgatttttttttatttttttaattatttaataaagtgtgtttttttattattaaatatttttttcattttttttgttctaCTTAAGAATATAATCTGAGAAATCACATTTTACTAAACAactgaaaaaaattaagaaaaatgaaatattCTCTTTTTGTCGCAacctatttaaaatatatatgagaTTCAAAACATTTTTAATTGGAAGAagtatcattttttatttatttattttttttttatgtgaacACATTTCTTCTGttctttata is a window from the Arachis hypogaea cultivar Tifrunner chromosome 17, arahy.Tifrunner.gnm2.J5K5, whole genome shotgun sequence genome containing:
- the LOC112764364 gene encoding uncharacterized protein, translated to MVVKQHITRSLSVPVDAKASKLRCTQSRVLIRIISARRHLATVDGTSTGDSSVMEIAIEDAIADIPEEEAVCRICLAELGEGENTLKMECSCKGDLALAHQDYAVKWFSIKGKRTCDICKQDVQNLPVTLLKIYDRQPPVRQPPNVPQPREIAYY
- the LOC112764363 gene encoding LOW QUALITY PROTEIN: pentatricopeptide repeat-containing protein At3g02330, mitochondrial (The sequence of the model RefSeq protein was modified relative to this genomic sequence to represent the inferred CDS: deleted 2 bases in 1 codon), with product MNPIKKLTFSHIFQRCSSLRALNPGKQAHAQMIVTAFVPSIYVTNYLLQFYCKCSNMTYAFKVFDRIPKRDIISWNTIFFGYAGIGNIRFAQYYFDLMPERDVVSWNSMLSCYLQNGTDQKAIDIFLKMRSLRIPHDYATFAVVLKACSSIGDYCLGLQVHCLASRMGFDNDVVTASALVDMYSKCKKLDNALQVFYEMPERNLICWSAVIAACVQNDQFIEGLKLFKDTLKASIGVSQSTYASAFRACAGLAAFRLGTQLYGHALKFSFGYDTIVGTATLDMYSKCNRMSDAQKLFNSLPNPTPQSYNAIIVGYARHDQGLKALENFQSLQRSYLGFDEISLSGALTACAAIKSWLDGIQLHGLAVKCGLTFVICVANAILDMYGKYGGLIESCLIFDEMKKRDVVSWNAIISAHEQNEEVEKTLLLFISMLRSTMEPDDFTYGSVVKACAAQQALNYGMEIHGQIIKSGLGLDNFVGSSLVDMYCKCGMLEEAEKIHYRLEGQTMVSWNSMLSGFSSQKQSENGQKHFSHMLGMGVIPDNFTYATVLDICANLATVELGKQIHAQILKLQLHSDVYIASTLVDIYSKCGNMQDSKLMFKKAPKKDYVTWSAMICAYAYHGLGEEAIKLFEDMQLLNVKPNHTIFISVLRACAHMGYLDRGLHYFRKMQNHYGLDPQMEHYSCMVDLLGRFGQVNEALKLIQSMPFEADDVIWRTLLSNCKMQKNIEVAEVASSSLLKLDPQDSSAYVLLSNVYANAAMWGEVAKVRNIMKNYKLKKEPGCSWIEVRNEVHAFLVGDKAHPRSEEIYEQIRLLVDEMKWDGYFLEINFMLDEEAEEQDS